One stretch of Pedobacter riviphilus DNA includes these proteins:
- a CDS encoding DUF3347 domain-containing protein, with protein sequence MKRIFGLAILTALMACNQADKKSTETNDSTKTDSASVKNEISIKDKQKSEIFNQYVDLKNALVKSDSASAQKSAAQLQTSLAAYKGCEPTAAVAGKIAASNILVSQRKDFTVLSADLIALLKNAEIEKGTIYVQHCPMANKGDGGDWLSTEKEIKNPYYGKEMLTCGRVAEEIKAK encoded by the coding sequence ATGAAAAGAATATTCGGATTAGCAATACTTACCGCATTAATGGCCTGCAACCAGGCTGATAAAAAATCTACAGAAACTAACGATTCAACAAAAACCGATTCAGCATCGGTGAAAAATGAGATTTCTATAAAAGACAAGCAGAAATCGGAAATCTTTAATCAATATGTAGATTTAAAAAATGCACTGGTAAAATCAGATTCAGCAAGTGCACAAAAATCTGCAGCACAGTTACAAACGAGTTTAGCTGCTTATAAAGGTTGTGAGCCTACTGCAGCTGTTGCTGGCAAAATTGCTGCAAGCAATATTCTCGTTTCGCAAAGAAAAGATTTCACGGTTTTAAGTGCCGATTTGATCGCTTTACTTAAAAATGCTGAAATAGAAAAAGGCACAATTTATGTTCAGCATTGCCCGATGGCTAACAAAGGAGATGGAGGTGACTGGTTATCAACCGAAAAGGAAATTAAAAACCCTTATTACGGCAAAGAAATGTTAACCTGTGGCAGAGTTGCCGAAGAAATCAAAGCAAAATAA
- the miaA gene encoding tRNA (adenosine(37)-N6)-dimethylallyltransferase MiaA, with the protein MDQHNLIIILGATAAGKTKLAVSIADALNGEIISADSRQIFKRMNIGTGKDLEEYHINGRKIPHHLIDILEPGERYHVDAFKNDFYQAFESITQKNKIPILCGGTGMYIHSLLQNQTLTAVPVNQPLRDQLNPLSKEELILKLQHHKNQNIDHVDLSSKKRLIRALEVADYLNHNTLEAVERPEIKPIIFGLKNEVEVTRAKILTRLNERFNAGLIEEVEQLIKEGISKEMLVFYGLEYKFIVNYLDGLLTFEELKLRLGIAICQYAKRQNTFFRKMEKDHIEIIWLDASAPSNLLKQLIIEKVLVSGN; encoded by the coding sequence ATGGATCAGCATAACCTCATCATCATTTTAGGGGCAACCGCCGCTGGCAAAACCAAGCTAGCCGTAAGTATAGCCGATGCCTTAAATGGCGAAATTATTAGTGCCGATAGCCGTCAGATATTTAAACGAATGAATATTGGTACCGGTAAAGATTTGGAAGAATATCATATTAACGGAAGAAAAATCCCTCACCATTTAATTGATATTTTAGAACCTGGTGAACGCTATCATGTAGATGCTTTTAAAAATGACTTCTATCAAGCCTTTGAATCTATCACGCAAAAAAACAAAATACCTATCCTTTGTGGTGGAACAGGGATGTATATCCACAGCCTTTTGCAAAATCAAACTTTAACCGCTGTTCCTGTAAATCAACCATTAAGAGATCAGCTCAATCCATTGTCGAAAGAAGAGTTGATTTTAAAACTACAGCATCATAAAAACCAAAACATTGATCATGTTGATCTTTCCTCCAAAAAGAGATTAATCCGTGCACTAGAAGTAGCAGATTATTTAAACCATAATACCCTCGAAGCTGTTGAGCGACCAGAAATTAAACCGATTATTTTTGGATTGAAGAATGAAGTAGAAGTAACCAGAGCTAAAATTCTAACAAGACTAAACGAAAGATTCAATGCAGGTTTAATAGAGGAGGTAGAACAATTAATTAAAGAAGGTATTAGCAAAGAAATGTTGGTTTTCTATGGACTGGAGTATAAATTCATTGTTAATTACCTGGATGGATTATTGACTTTTGAAGAATTAAAGCTAAGACTGGGTATCGCCATTTGCCAATATGCCAAACGACAAAATACTTTTTTCAGGAAAATGGAAAAGGACCATATCGAGATTATTTGGCTCGATGCATCAGCACCTTCAAACCTACTAAAACAGTTGATAATTGAAAAAGTTTTAGTTAGCGGAAATTAA
- a CDS encoding MBL fold metallo-hydrolase, translating to MIAVYILLFILIAFFIITNLPVFGRLPKGSRLEKIHHLANYRDGALQNQSITLMQPEGISFFKVLNAFLFKKHPNRAPDKSLPFIAPNLNGKPKSDAPEIIWFGHSSYLIKVDGLRVLVDPVFSKTPSPFSFIGSKAFLGTDVVKAEEFKNIDILIITHDHYDHLDYQSILKIAPEVKTIVTSQGVGEHLERWGINSGKINELGWDESVDLFNNLRITAVPARHFTGRKFKRNQTLWSAFVLKTENYQLFLGGDSGYDAHFAKIGEAFGPFDLALLECGQYNAYWPYIHMFPEETVQAAIDLKAKILMPVHWGKFSLAMHPWNEPVKRAVLAAAEKQLPLVTPKLGETIILNEYLPTKNWWLEE from the coding sequence ATGATAGCTGTATACATTTTACTTTTTATCCTAATCGCGTTCTTCATTATAACGAACCTCCCGGTTTTTGGCCGTTTGCCAAAGGGGTCAAGATTGGAAAAAATCCATCATTTAGCTAACTATCGTGATGGTGCATTACAAAATCAGTCGATAACGTTAATGCAGCCCGAAGGTATTAGCTTTTTTAAGGTTTTAAATGCATTTCTTTTTAAAAAACATCCTAATAGGGCTCCAGATAAATCACTTCCTTTTATTGCGCCTAACTTAAACGGAAAACCTAAAAGCGATGCTCCTGAAATTATCTGGTTTGGGCATTCTTCTTATTTAATCAAAGTTGATGGACTAAGGGTTTTAGTTGATCCGGTATTTAGCAAAACCCCATCTCCATTTTCATTTATTGGGAGTAAGGCTTTTTTAGGTACAGACGTTGTAAAAGCAGAAGAATTTAAAAATATCGATATCCTGATCATCACACACGATCATTATGATCACCTCGATTACCAGAGTATTTTAAAAATCGCGCCTGAAGTTAAGACTATTGTTACCTCGCAAGGGGTTGGTGAACATCTGGAAAGATGGGGAATTAATAGCGGGAAGATCAACGAATTAGGCTGGGACGAATCAGTTGATTTATTTAATAACCTGAGAATCACAGCTGTTCCGGCGAGACATTTTACCGGACGAAAATTTAAACGGAATCAAACCCTTTGGTCGGCCTTTGTATTGAAAACTGAAAATTACCAATTGTTTTTGGGAGGCGATTCTGGTTATGATGCGCACTTCGCCAAAATAGGTGAGGCGTTTGGCCCTTTCGATTTAGCCTTGCTCGAATGTGGACAGTACAATGCCTATTGGCCTTACATCCATATGTTTCCCGAAGAAACGGTGCAGGCCGCAATCGATTTAAAAGCAAAAATTCTGATGCCGGTACATTGGGGCAAATTTAGCTTAGCCATGCACCCCTGGAATGAGCCAGTAAAAAGGGCAGTTTTAGCTGCAGCAGAAAAGCAGCTTCCTTTGGTTACGCCAAAATTGGGTGAAACAATAATTTTAAACGAATATTTACCAACAAAAAACTGGTGGCTTGAAGAATAA
- a CDS encoding PDDEXK family nuclease produces MNNLISDCNWHHQLSLALANNKIGYAFFIEDEFRLLRIEHQLIIHLVSLKNKFTPRDLIGLQEKYRQEGIKLIHLWEDLWQSKPDQVLARIKSLLGKNIRIHGRKTKVLKITKPVSDSFLTENHLQGSVSSRYKIGLFEKDELVAVATFSALRKMNHTENYKSAELIRFAVKAGYSITGGLSKLISFFAETYKPNDLMTYADRDWSTGAAYIKLGFKQTAVLEPQVYVLDENLNRQLKKEQLILAQEMFNTGSLKFILKF; encoded by the coding sequence TTGAACAATTTAATTTCTGACTGTAACTGGCATCATCAATTAAGTTTAGCGCTCGCTAATAACAAAATTGGTTATGCTTTTTTTATAGAAGATGAATTTCGGTTATTACGGATCGAACATCAATTGATCATTCACCTGGTAAGTTTAAAAAATAAATTTACTCCACGAGATCTCATTGGGTTACAAGAAAAATATCGTCAGGAAGGCATTAAACTCATTCATCTTTGGGAAGATCTGTGGCAATCAAAACCAGATCAGGTTTTAGCGAGAATAAAATCTTTGCTTGGCAAAAATATCCGTATTCACGGTAGAAAAACCAAAGTATTAAAAATTACTAAACCAGTTTCTGATTCTTTTTTAACTGAAAATCACTTACAGGGATCAGTAAGTAGCCGTTATAAAATTGGTTTATTTGAAAAAGATGAGCTCGTGGCTGTTGCTACTTTTTCGGCATTACGAAAAATGAACCATACCGAAAATTATAAATCGGCAGAATTGATCAGGTTTGCGGTTAAAGCAGGTTATTCCATTACAGGAGGATTAAGTAAACTAATTTCCTTTTTCGCTGAAACCTATAAACCTAATGACCTAATGACTTACGCAGATCGTGACTGGTCGACAGGAGCGGCCTATATCAAATTAGGTTTTAAACAGACTGCAGTTTTAGAACCTCAGGTTTACGTGCTGGATGAAAATCTAAATCGTCAGTTAAAAAAAGAACAGCTGATTTTAGCACAGGAGATGTTTAATACGGGAAGTTTAAAATTTATTCTCAAATTTTAA